The following proteins are co-located in the Pseudomonas antarctica genome:
- the rph gene encoding ribonuclease PH: MKRPSGRAADQLRSIRITRNYTKHAEGSVLVEFGDTKVICTVSVENGVPRFLKGQGQGWLTAEYGMLPRATGERNQREASRGKQGGRTLEIQRLIGRSLRAALDMSKLGDVTLYVDCDVIQADGGTRTASITGAMVALVDALKVIKKRGGLKGGDPLKQMIAAVSVGMYQGEPVLDLDYLEDSAAETDLNVVMTSTGGFIEVQGTAEGAPFQPADLNAMLALAQKGMTEIFELQNAALAD, encoded by the coding sequence ATGAAACGTCCAAGTGGTCGCGCTGCCGATCAGCTCCGCTCGATCCGCATCACCCGCAACTACACCAAACACGCCGAGGGATCTGTACTGGTCGAGTTTGGCGATACCAAGGTTATCTGCACCGTCAGCGTCGAAAACGGCGTGCCGCGTTTCCTCAAGGGCCAGGGCCAGGGTTGGTTGACTGCCGAGTACGGCATGCTGCCGCGCGCCACCGGCGAGCGTAACCAGCGTGAAGCCAGCCGCGGCAAGCAAGGCGGCCGTACTCTGGAAATCCAGCGTCTGATCGGCCGCTCCCTGCGTGCCGCCCTGGACATGTCCAAGCTGGGCGACGTCACCCTGTACGTCGATTGCGACGTGATCCAGGCTGACGGCGGCACCCGCACCGCTTCCATCACCGGTGCCATGGTGGCCCTGGTCGATGCACTGAAAGTGATCAAGAAGCGCGGCGGCCTTAAGGGCGGCGACCCACTCAAGCAGATGATTGCTGCAGTGTCGGTCGGCATGTACCAGGGCGAGCCTGTGCTGGACCTGGACTACCTGGAAGACTCGGCTGCCGAGACCGACCTGAACGTGGTGATGACCAGCACCGGTGGTTTCATCGAAGTGCAGGGCACCGCCGAAGGCGCACCATTCCAGCCGGCCGACCTGAACGCCATGCTGGCCCTGGCCCAGAAAGGCATGACCGAAATTTTCGAGCTGCAGAACGCCGCACTGGCTGACTGA
- a CDS encoding exodeoxyribonuclease III, with protein MRIISVNVNGIQAAVERGLLSWLQAQNADVICLQDTRASAFELDDPAFQLDGYFLYACDAEVPTQGGVALYSRLQPKAVISGLGFETADRYGRYLQADFDKVSIATLLLPSGQNGDEDLNQKFKLMDDFARYLDKQRRKRREYIYCGSLYVAQQKLDIKNWRDSQQSPGFLAPERAWMDEIVGNMGYVDALREVSREGDQYSWWPDNEQAEMLNLGWRFDYQLLTPGLRRFVRSARLPRQPRFSQHAPLIVDYDWTLTI; from the coding sequence ATGCGGATCATCAGTGTGAACGTCAATGGTATTCAGGCTGCAGTCGAGCGTGGTTTGCTCAGTTGGCTGCAAGCACAGAATGCCGACGTCATCTGCCTGCAGGACACCCGCGCCTCCGCCTTTGAACTGGACGACCCAGCCTTCCAACTGGATGGCTACTTCCTTTATGCCTGCGATGCCGAAGTGCCCACCCAAGGTGGTGTGGCTTTGTACTCGCGGTTGCAACCCAAGGCGGTCATCAGCGGCCTCGGCTTCGAGACAGCCGACCGCTACGGGCGCTACCTGCAAGCCGATTTCGACAAGGTCAGCATCGCGACCTTGCTGCTCCCTTCGGGGCAGAACGGCGATGAAGACTTGAACCAGAAGTTCAAGCTAATGGACGATTTCGCCCGTTATCTGGATAAACAGCGACGCAAACGTCGCGAGTACATTTACTGTGGCTCGCTGTACGTGGCGCAACAGAAGCTGGATATCAAGAACTGGCGCGACAGCCAGCAATCCCCGGGTTTCCTGGCACCAGAACGTGCCTGGATGGACGAGATTGTCGGCAACATGGGCTATGTTGATGCCCTGCGCGAAGTCAGCCGTGAAGGCGACCAGTACAGCTGGTGGCCAGATAACGAACAGGCTGAGATGCTCAACCTGGGTTGGCGTTTCGACTACCAGTTGCTGACCCCAGGTCTGCGCCGGTTTGTTCGCAGCGCACGTCTGCCGCGCCAGCCACGCTTTTCGCAGCACGCACCACTGATCGTGGACTACGACTGGACACTGACCATCTGA
- a CDS encoding DUF4870 domain-containing protein, with the protein MNDSQLPVPTPSYEVRQGAMLCHLAAFLGFVFPFGSVVGPLILWQMKKEVDPFIDDQGKEALNFQITVAIAWMACIVLAFAVIGFFLMFALAIATIVLTIIGAIKANKGIAYRYPLTWRVVK; encoded by the coding sequence ATGAATGACAGCCAACTACCCGTGCCTACGCCTTCCTACGAAGTTCGTCAGGGAGCCATGTTGTGTCATTTGGCGGCGTTTCTGGGGTTTGTGTTCCCCTTCGGCAGCGTCGTAGGGCCGCTGATCCTGTGGCAGATGAAAAAGGAAGTGGACCCGTTCATTGATGATCAGGGCAAGGAAGCCTTGAATTTCCAGATCACTGTGGCCATCGCCTGGATGGCTTGCATCGTGCTGGCTTTCGCGGTCATCGGTTTTTTCCTGATGTTTGCGCTGGCAATCGCCACCATCGTGCTGACAATCATCGGTGCGATCAAAGCCAATAAAGGGATCGCCTATCGCTATCCCTTGACCTGGCGCGTGGTCAAATAA
- a CDS encoding YicC/YloC family endoribonuclease, which produces MVHSMTAFARVEKAGVQGTLSWELRSVNSRYLEPHLRLPESFRDLEGAVREALRQGISRGKLECTLRFTEETTGKPLQVDRDRAAQLVAAAETIAGLIKQPAALNPLEVLAWPGVLVADAADPQALNAEALALFTQGLKELKAGREREGAELARLINERLTSIEADVVTLRELVPQMLATQRQKVLDRFTDMKADLDPVRLEQEMVLLAQKSDVAEELDRLSTHILEVRRVLKSAGAAGRRLDFLMQELNREANTLGSKAFDPRSTTAAVNLKVLIEQMREQVQNIE; this is translated from the coding sequence ATGGTGCACAGCATGACCGCCTTCGCCCGCGTCGAAAAAGCCGGCGTCCAAGGCACCCTGAGCTGGGAACTGCGCTCGGTCAACAGCCGTTACCTGGAGCCGCACCTGCGCCTGCCGGAGTCCTTCCGTGACCTCGAAGGCGCCGTGCGTGAAGCGCTGCGCCAGGGCATCTCCCGTGGCAAGCTGGAATGCACCCTGCGCTTTACCGAGGAAACCACCGGCAAGCCACTGCAAGTTGACCGCGACCGCGCCGCGCAACTGGTTGCCGCCGCCGAAACCATCGCCGGCCTGATCAAGCAGCCCGCCGCACTCAACCCTCTGGAAGTGCTGGCCTGGCCCGGTGTACTCGTGGCCGACGCCGCCGACCCGCAAGCCCTCAACGCCGAAGCCCTCGCCCTGTTCACGCAGGGTTTGAAGGAGCTCAAGGCCGGTCGCGAGCGTGAAGGCGCCGAACTGGCCCGCCTGATCAATGAGCGCCTGACTTCGATCGAAGCCGACGTAGTCACCCTGCGCGAGCTGGTGCCGCAGATGCTCGCCACCCAACGCCAGAAGGTCCTCGACCGCTTTACTGACATGAAGGCCGACCTCGACCCGGTGCGCCTGGAGCAGGAAATGGTCTTGCTGGCACAGAAGAGTGACGTGGCCGAAGAGCTCGACCGGCTGAGCACCCACATCCTCGAAGTGCGCCGCGTGCTCAAGTCCGCCGGTGCCGCCGGTCGGCGCCTGGACTTCCTGATGCAGGAACTCAACCGCGAAGCCAATACACTGGGCTCCAAGGCGTTTGATCCGCGCAGCACCACGGCAGCGGTCAACCTCAAGGTGTTGATCGAGCAGATGCGCGAACAAGTACAGAATATTGAGTAA
- the gmk gene encoding guanylate kinase: protein MTHSTGTLYIISAPSGAGKSSLVKALTDADEQIRISVSHTTRAMRPGEVNGVHYHFVERTEFVKMIEHGDFLERAEVFGNLYGTSQSHLQQTLDEGHDLILEIDWQGAEQVRQLMPKARSIFILPPSLEALHQRLTNRGQDSDEIIEGRMREAVSEMSHYVDYDYLIINDDFAHALDDLKAIFRTNQLQQKRQQQRFGKLLAELLG from the coding sequence ATGACCCACAGCACCGGCACCCTTTACATCATTTCCGCCCCTTCGGGCGCGGGCAAGAGCAGCCTGGTCAAGGCCCTGACCGACGCTGACGAGCAAATCCGCATCTCGGTCTCGCACACCACCCGCGCCATGCGCCCGGGTGAAGTAAACGGCGTGCACTATCACTTCGTCGAGCGCACCGAGTTCGTGAAGATGATCGAACACGGCGACTTCCTTGAGCGTGCCGAAGTCTTCGGCAACCTCTACGGCACTTCGCAAAGCCATTTGCAGCAGACCCTGGACGAAGGCCACGACCTGATCCTGGAAATCGACTGGCAAGGCGCTGAGCAAGTGCGTCAGTTGATGCCCAAGGCGCGCTCGATCTTCATCCTGCCGCCGTCGCTGGAAGCGTTGCACCAGCGTCTGACCAACCGTGGCCAGGACAGCGACGAGATCATCGAAGGCCGCATGCGTGAAGCCGTCAGCGAAATGAGCCACTACGTCGACTACGACTACCTGATCATCAACGACGATTTTGCGCACGCCCTGGACGATTTGAAGGCGATTTTCCGCACCAATCAGCTCCAGCAAAAGCGCCAACAACAGCGTTTCGGTAAATTACTGGCCGAACTGCTCGGTTGA
- the rpoZ gene encoding DNA-directed RNA polymerase subunit omega, with amino-acid sequence MARVTVEDCLEHVDNRFELVMLSTKRARQLATGGKEPLVQWENDKPTVVALREIAEGLMSYEFIANAEIVEDEPLFAAFEDESNEAV; translated from the coding sequence ATGGCCCGCGTAACCGTTGAAGACTGCCTAGAACACGTGGATAACCGCTTTGAGCTGGTCATGCTCTCTACCAAGCGTGCCCGTCAATTGGCCACTGGCGGCAAAGAGCCCCTGGTCCAATGGGAAAACGACAAGCCTACCGTTGTAGCCCTGCGTGAAATCGCTGAAGGCCTGATGAGCTACGAGTTCATCGCCAACGCCGAAATCGTTGAAGACGAACCGCTGTTTGCAGCGTTCGAGGACGAGTCCAACGAGGCCGTCTAA